A DNA window from Pseudomonas tohonis contains the following coding sequences:
- a CDS encoding sensor histidine kinase, with product MTANALPYRPRWRSLVLLALVLAPLLWPAHHLAERYYNQALAEQNRQTLDLYVANLLGTLRRFEVLPPILADLPALRSQLAEPHDPARLEAANRLLSEVRDETGADVIYLMNPQGITLSSSNWDKADSFIGRDFAFRPYYREALQGRQGRFFGLGTTSGKRGYFYASPVREGQAVIGILVVKVDLDDAESLWGNTPEQLLVTDSNGVAIITSRPQWRFHATRELDNAERAAIAANQPYPTQSPEPIRLRPGEWITQSRELRETGWTVSILAPQVLVDRQVRTTDAIAAATLLALLLLLGLMMQRRRHYLDRIALDTRARRELEQRVQERTQDLEALNSRLKVEVLEREQAQQELVRAQDEVVQAGKLSALGTMSASISHELNQPLAAIRSYADNAGVLLDHGRYDDARGNLRQISELTGRMASIIAHLRAFARRDRHAPENVALQPALDDALALLAKRRRAMEVELIRDMPEAQLWVQAGETRLRQVLGNLLANALDALGEKPQPRRIWLSAEAHADGVTLTLRDNGPGFTREALQRAREPFFTTKTSAQGLGLGLAICDSLIRALGGELLLANHPEGGALLTLHLRSAIPGANPLSPEDHSA from the coding sequence ATGACCGCCAACGCCCTCCCCTATCGCCCCCGCTGGCGCAGCCTCGTCCTGCTGGCCCTGGTCCTGGCGCCCCTGCTGTGGCCGGCACATCACCTGGCCGAGCGCTACTACAACCAGGCCCTTGCCGAGCAGAACCGGCAGACCCTCGACCTCTACGTCGCCAACCTGCTGGGCACCCTGCGTCGCTTCGAAGTCCTGCCGCCGATCCTCGCCGACCTGCCCGCCCTGCGCAGCCAGCTGGCCGAGCCGCACGACCCGGCGCGCCTGGAAGCCGCCAACCGGTTGCTGAGCGAGGTACGCGACGAGACCGGCGCCGACGTCATCTACCTGATGAACCCCCAGGGCATCACCCTCAGTTCCTCCAACTGGGACAAGGCGGACAGCTTCATCGGCCGCGACTTCGCCTTCCGCCCCTACTACCGCGAAGCGCTGCAGGGCCGCCAGGGGCGCTTCTTCGGCCTCGGCACCACCTCCGGCAAGCGCGGTTACTTCTACGCAAGTCCCGTGCGCGAGGGCCAGGCGGTGATCGGCATCCTGGTCGTCAAGGTCGACCTGGACGACGCCGAATCGCTCTGGGGCAACACCCCGGAACAGCTGCTGGTGACGGACTCCAACGGCGTCGCGATCATCACCTCACGCCCGCAATGGCGCTTCCATGCCACCCGTGAGCTGGACAACGCCGAACGCGCCGCCATCGCCGCCAACCAGCCCTACCCGACCCAGTCACCCGAGCCGATCCGCCTGCGCCCCGGCGAGTGGATCACCCAGAGCCGCGAGCTCCGTGAAACCGGCTGGACGGTGAGCATCCTCGCGCCGCAGGTCCTGGTCGACCGCCAGGTGCGCACCACCGACGCCATCGCCGCCGCCACCCTGCTCGCCCTGCTGCTGCTGCTCGGCCTGATGATGCAGCGCCGCCGCCACTACCTCGACCGCATCGCGCTGGACACCCGAGCCCGCCGCGAACTGGAGCAGCGCGTGCAGGAGCGCACCCAGGACCTCGAAGCCCTCAACAGCCGGCTCAAGGTCGAGGTGCTGGAGCGCGAACAGGCCCAGCAGGAGCTGGTGCGCGCCCAGGACGAAGTGGTGCAGGCCGGCAAGCTCTCCGCCCTCGGCACCATGTCCGCGAGCATCAGCCACGAGCTCAACCAGCCACTGGCCGCCATCCGCAGCTATGCCGACAACGCCGGCGTGCTGCTGGACCATGGGCGCTATGACGATGCCCGCGGCAACCTGCGACAGATCAGCGAGCTGACCGGACGCATGGCCTCGATCATCGCCCACCTGCGCGCCTTCGCCCGGCGCGACCGCCACGCGCCGGAGAACGTCGCCCTGCAACCTGCGCTCGACGATGCCCTGGCGCTGCTGGCCAAGCGGCGCCGGGCGATGGAGGTCGAACTGATCCGCGACATGCCCGAGGCCCAGCTCTGGGTACAGGCCGGCGAAACCCGCCTGCGCCAGGTGCTCGGCAACCTGCTGGCCAACGCCCTCGACGCCCTGGGCGAGAAGCCGCAGCCACGGCGCATCTGGCTCAGCGCCGAAGCCCATGCCGACGGGGTGACCCTGACCCTGCGCGACAATGGCCCCGGCTTCACCCGCGAAGCCCTGCAGCGCGCGCGCGAACCCTTCTTCACCACCAAGACCAGTGCCCAGGGCCTGGGCCTCGGCCTGGCCATCTGCGACAGCCTGATCCGTGCCCTCGGCGGCGAACTGCTGCTGGCCAACCACCCCGAAGGCGGCGCCCTGCTGACCCTGCACCTGCGCTCGGCCATCCCCGGCGCCAACCCCCTCTCACCCGAGGACCATTCCGCATGA